The nucleotide sequence GGAGACAAAGTATACATAGTCCTCCTGTGGCTCAGAGATGCTCATCATAGCTTAATGGGTACTCAATGTTACCGGGTGATCCCGACTTGGTGGAAACTCGAAACCACAGGAATATCAGCTTGGGTCAGTCACTAAGAGGATCGTATACACTGATCCGCTGACCTCCACCTCACCTCCACccagttcactccacgtgatggtGAAGGAAATGGATATTCACAGGATTGCTGAAGATGTTAGAAACACTGACATCAGGTATGTCTGTACACCCTGAAACACCAGTTCTTCCACCGCCAGTACAGTAGCCTCGGCATTACGGCTCTGCATAAGCAACTTGGGAGGTTCAAATCCTACCGTCGTACCAGAAAATGACCAGAAAAAGCTGCTAGGTTGTTTTTTATATGAAAAAAAACCCCCAACTATTCACTAATGTCCCTCAAGGAATGGAATCTGCCAACCCTACTTGGCctagcctacacgtgactccagtcccactctAGTTAGTCCACTCCTACACGCTCTCTGGTAACTAAGGAGAGGAATAAATTCTGCTTTGCCAACGTTGTTCATCTTTCAAGAACGAATCTTGTAAAAAGAAAAGGTCACTGCTTgccccactctcaaataccagaaGCTTGTGTTTGCAAATGTTTTTTGTAGTGTAGGTCTGTCGCCACTGGAAACTGGATTGAGACAGTCCCAGGCTTTCATATAATCATTGGAgcgagtggagagagagggggtgggggggcgcttATTCCCATCTGGCTAGGTTTCCCAATGTTGAACTGTTTAACACAATGAACTTTCGAACCGATTGTGAATGCGCAAGCATTATTAAACCCAACGGCAAATATTTTCAGGCTTCTGTCTGGGTGCGACTAGCTGGCTATTTCGGAAGCTTTGTTGGGACATTCGACGTCTTGGAGTAAATAACTGCTACCTGAGAGACCGGTGATGTCCATCTTGGGTAAATGTCTGGCCTTTAGCACCACCACCGTCAGTCTGTGAGTGACAGGCTGGTAACAGAGTGAAACTAGCAGCTCCCCCCTGCTGACGCATTTCTGAAAgacaaaacaacaacaaaaaaaaaacaccggGCAGTGAAATTCATCAGTCGTCAGTGGGAAGGCTCAAATCCCAAACAAAGGCAATGCTGTAATCCCACTGAGAGGAGGAGGTAAACAGAGATAATCCTGGCGTCTCGAGTTGACAATGAGTTTTACCAGCTTGCCCCCACCCCAGGGGAAAACACATTGCATGATATCACCTAATTAACCGGAGACAAAGCTTTAATGCTGACTCGTTCCCATTGTTGTTACTGCCTCTGTTTGATCACTCTCAATGCTAAACACTCTGCACCCAATTAAAATTTGGACTATTTAAATTGTCGTGACAACTTGCTGACTCTTAAATACTGAGTGGTTGGTTACTGTTCCCATACAACAGTGTCCCGTGATGTCATTCTCCTTTTGAAATCCCCGAGTCCACCAAAAAGGTTCTTAGCTACGTGCTGACAGTAGATACATAAagataaaatattcaaatcaaaaaTGAACTTGCAAATCATTTCCCTGATTAAAATACAAAATTAAATTTTTGGATGGTGACGACTGTATCTTTGCCTTCTTGGAACACAAGAAGGAATGAACTAGACTCTTAACAACACCTTGCAATTAAAAGTTTCTTCAAAAGCAgttcattttttttctcttttaacTATTTGTCCAATTTTGCATAGAAAGGTTTATCCTcgtgtcacttctggttctttggccaatcacctttaaatctgtCTCTTATGGTTAacgacccttcagccactggaaacaatttctccttatttactctatctaaacaccTTTCCCCATAACGTTAAGTGGCTATACCTGGATAGTGTGTATTGGCACAATAATCAACTCTGGAGGAAGCCCTTTCCTCTCCTGGTCCAACACCCACACATACAGGAGAGGTCACTGCTCAGTGATGTAGACTGGAAATCTCAGCTGATTTTTCCCCCTTCCCAAAGCCAAATCTGCTGAAATCTATTGTATCACACTCCCTACTCTTAAATCACAAGTGatggacagcacctccgacagtgcggcgctccctcggtactgaccctccaacagtgctgcactccctcagtactgaccctcccacagtgcggcgctccctcagtactgaccctcccacagtgcggcgctccctcagtactgaccctcccacagtgcggcgctccctcagtactgaccctcccacagtgcggccctccctcagtactgaccctccctcagtcctgaccctccgacagtgcggcactccctcaatactgaccctccgacagtgcggcactccctcagtactgaccctccgacagtacagcgctcatcagtactgaccctcccacagtgcggtgctccctcagtactgtccctcccacagtgcggcgctccctcagtactgaccctcccacagtgcggcgctcccttagtactgaccctccctcagtactgaccctcccacagtgtggcactccctcagttctgcactgggagtgtcagcctggattttgtgcttaatcctctggagtgggacttggactCAGAGGCGAGAGAATGTTACCGACTGAACTACCAGGAAAAACAATTGGGAATGACTGGGAGCACTCGCACTCAGCTCCTGCCAGTTAGCCAAGGCTGATATCAGTGTCAACTCAGAGTAGGGATCCCATAACTGACTCCTCTTCACTCCACAGGAGGTAGATGCCCTGTTGGATGGGAGGGTTGGGAGCTGTGAAAACTGGGAGTAAAGAGGGGTCCTGGCCACAGAAACAAACTCGGTCTGCTCTGTTCTCATCTTCCTCGCTGGTATATTTGCTGTCTCATTTACTGGTTTTGTCTATTATACATTATTAACAGCAAATGAACACTGGAAAGAGTTAACTGTTTAACAGTACATGGGAGCCGAGTGCTGAttcacactcctctcccacacacaAACACCTTCTCAGCTTTTCTATCTGTCTTTACCAACCGCAGCATCTCAAATGATGTCCATGTGTGTGCGTCTGTTTCTTCCTCTTTCCTTCTCCCTTTCCCTCTTCCTCTTGcccttctccgtctctctctcattaTCTCCCTTTCTTCCATGCTCTCCCTCCATCTCCTCTTCCCTGTAACCCTCACTCTCCAATTTTAAACCCTGCCTccagctgaatcctccactatcttcagagcatcatagaattttacagcacaggaggaggccattcagcccttcgagcctgcccactccccacccctACTCTTTATCCATCGCCTTCGAAATGTTTCacgtcaagtatttctccaattctccttttgaaagttactattgaatctgcttccaccgccctttgaggcagcgtgttccagatcacagtaactcgctgcgtaaaaagaatTTTCTTATGCCATCTCCGGTTCTTTGCCAATTGCTTTGAAGCCATTTCctccggttactgaccctcctgccactggaatcagtttctctttattttctcgatctaaatccttcatgattttgaacacctctattaaataacgtcttgaccttctctgctctaaggagaacaatcgcagcttctccagtctctccacattagctgaattccctcAACCCTGGTTCCATTTCAGTAAatcaccctttccccacacacacacacacacacacacacacaagatcaTTCTCAGAAGATGCAGATCATGCCACAACTTACTGCCTAATATGTACACTCAAACCACAGGGTCATCAGGAGACGGCAAAGAAATTAAAAAGTGATGGTGGGACAACAGAGACCCTCGTTGCTGTGGAAACTGACACATTGATAGGCAATGTAATAACTTTTTGCTTCATCGAGCCCCTTTTttttgtggagggagctttactctgtatctaaccccgtgctgtacctgtcctgggagtgtttgatggggacagtgtagagggagctttactctgtatctaaccccgtgctgtacctgtcctgggagtgtttgatggggacagtgtagagggagctttactctgtatctaaccccgtgctgtacctgtcctgggagtgtttgatgggggacagtgtagagggagcttgactctgtatctaaccccgtgctgtacctgtcctgggagtgtttgatggggacagtgtagagggagctttactctgtatcaaaccctgtgctgtacctgtcctgggagtgtttgatgggacagtgtagagggagctttactctgtatcaaaccctgtgctgtacctgtcctgggagtgtttgatgggacagtgtagagggagctttactctgtatctaacctcgtactgtacctgtcctgggagtgtttgatggggacagtgtggagggagctttactctgcatctaaccccgtgctgtacctttcctgggagtgtttgatgggacagtgtagagagagctttactctgtatctaacccccgtgctgtacctgtcctgggagtgtttgatgggacagtgtagagggagctttactctgtatctaaccccgtgctgtacctgtcctgggagtgtttgatggggacagtgtagagggagctttactctgtatctaaccccgtgctgtacctgtcctgggagtgtttgatggggacagtgtagagggagctttactctgtatctaaccccgtgctgtacctgtcctgggagtgtttgatgggacagtgtagagagagctttactctgtatctaaccccgtgctgtacctgtcctgggagtgtttgatggggacagtgtagagggagctttactctgtatctaacccccgtactgtacctgtcctgggagtgtttgatggggacagtgtagagggagctttactctgtatctaaccccatgctgtacctgtcctggggtgcCTTGGGAAACTCAAGGACCCTGAACTTGAAAAGTGAAGAAAACAAATTCAAAAAGTAACCCTTGGATAAAAAGCACAGTAACGAGGAAAATAGgaagtcttgcatttctatagtcttgcccttcatgaccactggacatctgaaaacgctttacagccagtgaagttcaTTCTGAATGCTATcagtgttgtcatgtaggaaacacagcagtcagtatgcgcacagcaagttcccacaacaaCGTTGTGATAAttttcagataatctgtttttttgtgatcttcattgagggataaatattggccccagcaaGACCTCCCAGCTCAGCTTCGAGATCTGCAATGGAAtctttacatccacccaaacaggCTGATGGAGCCTTgatttaacctctcatccaaaagacggcacctctgacagtgcagcactccctcagtactgcactggagtgtcggccttcATTTTTGTGTTCACGCCCTGGCGTAGGGCTTGAACTGGGAACCTAGTGACTCAGCGGTGAGAGGGCTACCCACTGTGACTTGACTATGGTGAGTGGCTGGAATGATGGCACTTGATCTCACCAACATCTTGTTTAATCGACCCCCTTGCTGTCGACTCTCGCTGTGTTGTGATTCCGCAGGCAAATGCGTAATCAGCGTGTGGGAACCTGGGCAGTAAATTGTTGGGAGTGTTTTTGGCCAGGCGCGGTTTCAGAGCCCAATCCTGCCCCTGTTTAATATCCACACTTGGTTCAGTACTAATCGATTAATCATTAACCACAGCTCAGTGCCACTgactaccatggctacaagagcgggtcagaagctgggaatcctgcggcgagtaactcacctcctgactccccaaagcctgtccaccatctacaaggcacaagtcaggagtgtgatggaatactctccacttgcctggatgggtgcagctccaacaacactcaagaagctcgacaccatccaggacaaagcagtccgcttgattggcacaccatccacaaacattcactccctccaccaccgacgcacagtggcagcagtgtgtaccatctacaagatgcactgcagcaacgcaccaaggctccttcgacagcaccttccaaatccacgacctctaccatctagaaggacaagggcagcagatgcatgggaacaccaccacctgcaagtccccctccaagccacacaccatcctgacttggaactatatcgctgttacttcactgtcactgggtcaaaatcctggaactcccttcctaacagcactgtgggtgtacctacccctcatggactgcagcggttcaagaaggcagctcatcaccaccttctcaagggcaattagggatgggcaataaatgctggcacagccagtgacgcccacatcccatgaatgaattttttaaaagtgcGTCTCTCCAGGCTCGCACAACAGGTAAGATCTGCTAATTTACACAGACTGCTGCAACTGATCCTGGAAACGTCCTGATCTTCAAGGCACAATAGTGGTCAGTCCTGTCGCTGCACGGGGGCATTTAACCTTAAAAAGTACTTCACAGTCTGGCTGCTTagttcataagaaataggagcaggagtaggccatttggtccccttgagcctgctccgtcattcagtacgatcgtggctgatccttGACTTTCACTCCACTTACCCGCCCTATCCCCAAATCTCTTGATTCACTTCAGAGTCCAAAAATCAATGGATCTGTGTTTTAAATATACTCAGTGTCTGAACAtgaacagctctctggggtagagaattccaaagattcactactctCAGTGAAGATATCTCCCCTCATTTCggtcctaaatggccgatcccttatcctgagactgtgtcccctggttccagacattCCAGCCAGCCAAGAGAGGGGGCGGTGATGGTGGGGAAgcctcctcccagcatctaccctgtcaaaacccttcagaatcttacacgtttcaatgaaatcacctctcattcttctaatctccagcaaAATGTACTGAATCTCTCCTCCGAGCAGAATCCCCTCATTCCCCGGAATCAGTCTGCTTACCTGTATGTTCCTCTTTAATATTTCTTGTGTGAGCTGCACTTTTCCACTGCCGGGATCAATTCCCGCCAGAGGTACCATCACCTCCCCAATGACATCATCGCGGGAGAAGCGGTCAAAGCTGAGGATAAGGAAGTGAAGAACCAGTTCCTGGAGCTGATTGTAAGGAATCCCATAAAAAGTGAAGGTCTCGTCGAAAAGCGGGTCGAGGGTCTTCCTCAGGACCCGGGTCTTTATCCTGTGCTTCTTTTCGGGCAGGATGGTCATCTTGATGTAGGGGTCGGAGGTCTGGGTGGTCTCGTCCATCACCGGGAGGCTGTGGGCTTCCTGGATCATCACCACCAacgccttctttgggaagttatagTCCACAGAAAAGCTCAGAGTGCCCAGCTTGATGTCCACCTCGGGAGATGAAGGCGAGGGGGTTTTGCTGTTGGACGAGCTTGCACTGTCTTTCGGAGAGGCAGTGTCAGGACTCTCTTCATAGTCTGTCGTGAAGTGCAGCTCATCAATAAACGGGGCTGATCGAGGTCCCACTGCCTCCTTGCCCGCGCTGAACAAGCCATTCCCTGGCGATTTGACCAGCTCTTGGTTGGCGCTTGGCCAATCCTTCTCGCGTCGGATCCGGATGACCTTCTTGCGGTTGCTGAGGGTCTCTGGGTAGATGCTGATCCCCTTCAGCATGTGCACAAACTTATAGGGCGGGTTCTTGGCCACTTTCCCCGATCGCCGGTGGCAACAGGCCCAGACAAAAACGGTCAGCGAGGCCGACACAATCAGCACTGTCGCCCCAATAAACCCTGCCACAATCGGAGAGACATCTGAAAGACAGAATAATACTGTGATGATGCAGCTTGTCAGAATACCTCAACCTGACTACAAAGATTTTATCCAATGTCGCCATGACTGTGACTCTAAGTGTACTAAAATAGCCACTGTGAATATTTCACCCCTGCACTCCCCCTCCCCTCGGATACTGAAAGTGCGGACCCTTGTTCTAATATATATTCAACTGGTATCCAGTCACTCGCTATTACCTCAGAGTGCAGGATATTCTTTAAACAAACCCCCTTAATTacactccagtctgtaactcactcccgggtatctgttattctttatataaaccccccgaacccctcgattagattccagtctgtgactcactcccgggtatctgttattctttatataaaccccccgaacccctcgattagattccagtctgtaactcactcccgggtatctgttattatatatataaaccccccgaacccctcgattagattccagtctgtaactcgctcccgggtatctgttattctttatataaaccccccgaacccctcgattagattccagtctgtaactcactcccgggtatctgttattctatatataaaccacccgaacccctcgattagattccagtctgtaactcactcccgggtatctgttattctttatataaaccccccgaacccctcgattagattccattctgtaactcactcccgggtatctgttattctttatataaaccccccgaacccctcgattagattccagtctgtgactcactcccgggtatctgttattctttatataaaccccccgaacccctcgattagattccattctgtaactcactcccgggtatctgttattctttatataaaccccccgaacccctcgattagattccagtctgtaactcactcccgggtatctgttattctatatataaaccacccgaacccctcgattagattccagtctgtaactcactcccgggtatctgttattctatatatcaaccacccgaacccctcgattagattccggtctgtaactcactcccgggtatctgttattttatattaaaccccccgaacccctcgattagattccagtctgtaactcactcccgggtatctgttattctatatataaaccacccgaacccctcgattagattccagtctgtaactcactcccaggtatctgttattctatatataaactccccgaacccctcgattagattccagtctgtaactcactcccgggtatctgttattctttatataaaccccccgaacccctcgattagattccagtctgtaattcactccctggtgtctgttattctatatataaaccaaaccgaacccctcgattagattccagtctgtaactcactcccgggtatctgttattctatatataaaccacccgaactcctcgattagattccagtctgtaactcactcccaggtatctgttattctatatataaaccccccgaacccctcgattagattccagtctgtaactcactcccaggtatctgttattctatatataaaccccccgaaccccgcgattagattccagtctgtaactcactcccgggtatctgttattttatatataaaccacccgaacccctcgattagattccagtctgtaactcactcccgggtatctgttattctattaataaaccccccgaacccctcgattagattccagtctgtaactcactcccgggtatctgttattttatatataaaccacccgaacccctcgattagattccagtctgtaactcactcccgggtatctgttattctatatataaacccctcgattagattccagtctgtaactcactcccgggtatctgttattctatatataaacccctcgattagattccagtctgtaactcactcccgggtatctgttattctatatataaaccccccgaacccctcgattagattccagtctgtaactcactcccgggtatctgttattttatatataaaccacccgaacccctcgattagattccagtctgtaactcactcccgggtatctgttattctatatataaaccccccgaacccctcgattagattccagtctgtaactctctcccgggtatctgttattcgatatataaaccacccgaacccctcgattagattccagtctgtaactcactcctgggtatctgttattctttatataaaccacccgaacccctcgattagattccagtctgtaactcactcccgggtatctgttattctttatataaaccccccgaacccctcgattagattccagtctgtgactcactcccgggtatctgttattctttatataaaccccccgaacccctcgattagattccattctgtaactcactcccgggtatctgttattctttatataaaccccccgaacccctcgattagattccagtctgtaactctctcccgggtatctgttattcgatatataaaccacccgaacccctcgattagattccagtctgtaactcactcctgggtatctgttattctttatataaaccacccgaacccctcgattagattccagtctgtaactcactcccgggtatctgttattctttatataaaccccccgaacccctcgattagattccagcctgtaactcactcccgggtatctgttattctatatataaaccacccgaacccctcgattagattccagtctgtaactctctgccgggtatctgttattctttatataaaccccccgaacccctcgattagattccagtctgtgactcactcctgggtatctgttattctttatataaaccacccgaacccctcgattagattccagtctgtaactcactcccgggtatctgttattctttatataaaccccccgaacccctcgattagattccagtctgtgactcactcccgggtatctgttattctttatataaaccccccgaacccctcgattagattccattctgtaactcactcccaggtatctgttattctatatataaaccacccgaacccctcgattagattccagtctgtaactctctgccgggtatctgttattctatatataaaccccccgaacccctcgattagattccagtctgtaactctctgccgggtatctgttattctatatataaaccccccgaaccccttgattagattccagtctgtaactcactcccgggtatctgttattctatatataaacccccgaacccctcgattagattccagtctgtaactcactcccgggtatctgttattctatatataaaccccccgaacccctcgattagattccagtctgtaactcactcccgagtatctgttattctatatataaaccaccctgaacccctcgattagattccagcctgtaactcactcccggatatttgTTACCATGCATTTTATTTTTGAACTATACAGTAGGGTTTCATCCACAGCTCCTAGCAAGTTTGATAATGCATGACAGCTTGGCATTTACCAAGGTGTTTGTGTGATTTGAGTGCGTGGCCTCTACTCTGCACTCTGTTATCACGGTGACTGAGACACCAATGATTGGTTTCGGGTCCATCTTCACAACGCCTGATTGGGCCCCTGGCCAGCGGCAACCGTTCAAACACACTGCCTGTTGACATCTGTAACATCTGAGCTCTTCTTCtcccaatgccccccccccccccccgccagatcTTCATGCAATGAGGGATCTTTTGAGAGGGCAAACAAATTCTCAGttgtaacgtctcatccgaaagacgggacTGTGCATCGCAGCCTCTCCTCTCCTCGTGGGTGACATTCCCAGGAAGAGTCACAGGAtggtgatcaggaatgggaaccctgATTTTCCTTTTCCCtgtcacctcccccccaccccaccccaccccatggacATTGATGCAAACTTTGGTGCCCATACTTCCACCCTTGGTAAGATCAGGTCACACAGCGTAGACCAGGAGCGTAGAATGTGAGAGAATGTACAGCACCTAAACAGGCCGGCTGACCCACGCTGgcgtttatgctgcacatgaaccTCCTTCCACCTTACTTCATCATTAACTACCTCATCTGCATGACTCAGTATTGCAACGGGCactacaacaataacttgcatttatatcatacctttaacatcgtaaagcatcccaaggtgcttcacatgagccattatcaaacaaaattcgacactGAGGCATTAGGATAGGTGacgaaaagctcagtcaaagaggtcggttttaaggagcgtcttaaaggaggagagagagagagagaggcggagaggttgagggagggaattccagagctgagggcccccaggcagctgaaggcacggccgccattggtggagcgatgggaatcgagggatggtccagaggccggaattggaggagtgcagagatctctgagggttgtaggggctggaggaggttacagagagagggaggggtgtaggggctgggggaggttacagagatagggaggggtgtaggggctggaggaggttacagagatagggaggggtgtaggggctggaggaggttccagagagagggaggggtgtaggggctggaggaggttacagagatagggaggggtgtagggactggaggaggttacagagatagggaggggtgtagagactggaggaggttacagagatagggaggggtgtaggggctggaggaggttacagagagagggaggggtgtaggggctggaggaggttacagagatagggaagggtggaggggctggaggaggttacagagagagggaggggtggaggggctggaggaggttacagagagagggaggggtgtaggggctggaggaggttacagagagagggaggggtgtaggggctggaggaggttacagagatagggaggggtggaggggctggaggaggttacaaagagagggatgggtgtaggggctggaggaggttacagagagagggaggggtgtaggggctggaggaggttacagagatagggaaggggccaTTGcgagagcttgtgttgatgttctgaCAATCTTTTCACCCAACCATGTAGGTGTTGGAAAAGTACCAGTTATAACAAATGTTGAGGAAGGAAATTCTCAGCTATTCCCTTGTAACTTCACTTTTGTACAGACTGTGATGTGCTCTGTACTCTCACTAATTTGTCAGAAGCAGTCTTGTCAACTCTATCATTCCCAGAAACTAGACAAATAGGGAATTCATTCCAGTGGGGATCACTGCCACTTGCAATGGGGAGTTAGATTATCACTCTGTCATGGCTCAGGGGGTGTGTACACCAAGACGGACAGACTTGCATTTCCATCGTGCTCGtccagacatcccaaagcgctttacacccAATGACATACTTGTTgatgtgtcgtcactgttgtaatgtgggaaacatggcacccaatttgcacacagcaagctcccacaaacagcaatgggataattacCAGATCACCAGTCTTAGCGATGTCGGgtaagggataaatatttgccaggatcaGTGGCCgcgggatctcttacatccacccgagagggaacACAGGAcctcatctgaaagagggcacctccgacactgtggcactccctcactgctgcacTGCCAGCGTCAGCCCAGATTTTTGAGCTCTGGTGTCTCGAG is from Heterodontus francisci isolate sHetFra1 chromosome 46, sHetFra1.hap1, whole genome shotgun sequence and encodes:
- the LOC137356902 gene encoding synaptotagmin-11-like, whose protein sequence is MAHVKHLGMLYDVKDVSPIVAGFIGATVLIVSASLTVFVWACCHRRSGKVAKNPPYKFVHMLKGISIYPETLSNRKKVIRIRREKDWPSANQELVKSPGNGLFSAGKEAVGPRSAPFIDELHFTTDYEESPDTASPKDSASSSNSKTPSPSSPEVDIKLGTLSFSVDYNFPKKALVVMIQEAHSLPVMDETTQTSDPYIKMTILPEKKHRIKTRVLRKTLDPLFDETFTFYGIPYNQLQELVLHFLILSFDRFSRDDVIGEVMVPLAGIDPGSGKVQLTQEILKRNIQKCVSRGELLVSLCYQPVTHRLTVVVLKARHLPKMDITGLSDPYVKVNMFYGRRRVAKKKTHVKKCTLNPVFNESFVFDIGAETLRDVSIEFLVIDFDRTTKNEVVGCTVLGANSASASGVEHWREICETPRRQTAKWHTLSEY